The genome window CGCAGGCCGAGGGCCGCGCCGTGACCGAAGGTGGGATTGGTGTGGATGAGGCTGTCTCCGGCGTTGACCAGGCCGGTGACGACAGGCCCGTCGTCGTCGGCGAGGGAGGTCCAGCGGTTGTGCAGGCCGGCCATCGCCAAGACGGCGGATTGCGGTTCGGGCGCAAGGTCGAGCCAGGCAGCCGTCGCGGGGAAGCGGCGAGCGACGGCCTCGAACACGGCAGGGTCGGTGAGCGCGCCGCGGGTGGGATCATCCGTGGAGAGGACCAGGCTCACCGCGAAGGTGTCGTTGTCGGAAGGGAAGACGCCGGCGAGCGCGAACGGTGCTGCCGAGCCCGTCTTCACTCGCCCTGGGTCACGCGGGCCGTCGGTCCGCAGGCGGTACCAACGGCACAGGTAGGCGATCCCGGTGCGATGGCTGTCGACCAGAGGCGGGCGGCAGCCGGCCGAGATCAGCCAGGCGGGCACCGGCGAGCGACGACCGGAAGCATCGACGACGAGGTCGGCCCGGTGGACTTCCGCACCCACCTGCACGCCCGTGACGCGGGCAGGACGGCCCTCCCGGAGGGTGAGGGCGCGCACCCGGCAGCCTCGGCGCACCTCAACGGCGGGTTCCCGACGCACCGCCGCGATCAGGGCGGCCTCCAGCACGATGCGGCGGGTTCGCAGGGTCACCAAGTCCTCATCACCTGCCCGACGCGGCGGATGCTCACCGAACCAGTCGAACTCGTGGTACTCCCGGGCTCCGCGTGCCAGCAGGTCCGCGTAGACGTCAGGGGCCTCGGCGCGCAACACGGTGCGCACGGGCGCGAGCAGCGAGTGGGGCTGGACGGCCTGCGGGACCCGGGGCCTGTCCCAGTGGAAGAAGTCCCGCTCCAGGTCCTCTCCCGCCTGCCGCGAGTCCTGCTCGAACAACGTGACCGTGTGGCCCCGTCGGCCAAGCATGAGCGCCGTCCCCAGCCCGCTGATACCTCCACCGATCACCGCAACCCGCGCCACCGATCTCCCCTTTGCGTCGTGTTGCGGAAGGAGCCTACTGCTTGACGATCTCCAGTCCGGAACCGTCCGTCGCGGTACGTGGGCGGGGCACGGCGGCGGCCGGCGCCAGGTCGAGCCGCCTGCCCATCACCGCAGCCGCGGTCAGGCAGCGGCGCCGCCGTCGACGACCAGGTCGGTGCCGACCACGGAGGCGGCGTCCGCCGAGGACAGATACAGCACCGCTGCTGCGATCTCGGCGGTGGATGAGACACGCCCCAGCGGGGACACGCTCTTCATCCGCATGGCGCGGTCGGCGTCGGTCTCGCCGGGTCGCAGCGACATGGTGGTGGCAGACGGGCCTGGGCTTACAGCGTTGATGCGAATCCCATCGGCGATGTGGTCCAGAGCAGCGGCGCGGGTCAACGCGGAGACGGCCGCTTTGCTGGCGATGTAGCCGGCCAGGCCCGGCGTACGGCGGTGCGCACCGAGGTTGGAGGCGATGTTGACGATCGTGCCGCCGGTGGGCTGGTCGCGCATCTGGGCGACTTCGGCCTGGAGGCTGAACAGGACACCGGTGACGTTGATGTCGAGCAAGGCACGCCAGTCCTCCTCCGGGAGATCGGCTACGGGTGCGCCGCCCCGGAAGACGCCCGCATTGTTGACGGCGACATCGAGGCTGCCGAAGTGGTCGACGGTACGGCGGACCAGAGCCCTGACGTCCTCAAAGCGGGTTACGTCTGCGGTGACCGCGGCCGCCGTACCACCCTCGCTCTCGATCAGTGCGACTGTCTCGTCGAGCGATACGGCGGTACGTCCTGACGCGACCACTGAGGCCCCCTCGGCGGCGAAGGCTAGCGCGACGGCGCGGCCGATGCCGGAGCCTGCGCCGGTGACGAGGACGGTCTTACCGCTGAAGCGTGCGGCCATGGCGATGACTCCCTTGGTCGGAACTCGGTCACTTGATGTGGGCATTGAGCAAGGCCGGCGCGAGGGCCCGGCGGTGGTCGCGGAGGAATTCCAGGAGGGGCAGAGGGTCGTGGGCGCGGCGCTCAGCGATCACGGCAGTGGCGAGAAGTGCACCCGGCAGATCGAGGGAGCAGCCGTCCCCGACCGGGGTTGCGGGTGGCAGCCGCGGTGCGAGGACGAGGGCGAGTGGCCCACCGGGCCGGGCGCAGGCGCGATCGGGGTGTCTGCGGTCGTGGTGTTCCAGCTCTGCGTAACGGCCGTTTCCTC of Streptomyces cynarae contains these proteins:
- a CDS encoding FAD-dependent oxidoreductase, with the translated sequence MARVAVIGGGISGLGTALMLGRRGHTVTLFEQDSRQAGEDLERDFFHWDRPRVPQAVQPHSLLAPVRTVLRAEAPDVYADLLARGAREYHEFDWFGEHPPRRAGDEDLVTLRTRRIVLEAALIAAVRREPAVEVRRGCRVRALTLREGRPARVTGVQVGAEVHRADLVVDASGRRSPVPAWLISAGCRPPLVDSHRTGIAYLCRWYRLRTDGPRDPGRVKTGSAAPFALAGVFPSDNDTFAVSLVLSTDDPTRGALTDPAVFEAVARRFPATAAWLDLAPEPQSAVLAMAGLHNRWTSLADDDGPVVTGLVNAGDSLIHTNPTFGHGAALGLRAAQYLATHADQIAADPVGYHTWTAQALRPWFDAQVKADRADEQRLAEGSPPADRRAAALAACAFDDPVVMRARAQVRHLLQLAEDAYGTDEVDRHVTAWLTAHPDFTPKHDGPTRDQWDALIPS
- a CDS encoding SDR family NAD(P)-dependent oxidoreductase, which encodes MAARFSGKTVLVTGAGSGIGRAVALAFAAEGASVVASGRTAVSLDETVALIESEGGTAAAVTADVTRFEDVRALVRRTVDHFGSLDVAVNNAGVFRGGAPVADLPEEDWRALLDINVTGVLFSLQAEVAQMRDQPTGGTIVNIASNLGAHRRTPGLAGYIASKAAVSALTRAAALDHIADGIRINAVSPGPSATTMSLRPGETDADRAMRMKSVSPLGRVSSTAEIAAAVLYLSSADAASVVGTDLVVDGGAAA